One genomic segment of Raphanus sativus cultivar WK10039 unplaced genomic scaffold, ASM80110v3 Scaffold0972, whole genome shotgun sequence includes these proteins:
- the LOC108846176 gene encoding 60S ribosomal protein L35-2: protein MARIKVHELREKSKSDLSTQLQEFKAELALLRVAKVTGGAPNKLSKIKVVRKSIAQVLTVISQKQKSALREVYKNQKFLPLDLRPKKTRAIRRRLTKHQASLKTEREKKKEMYFPIRKYAIKV from the exons ATGG CGAGGATCAAGGTTCATGAGCTAAGGGAGAAATCAAAATCTGATCTTTCGACTCAGTTGCAAGAATTCAAGGCGGAGCTAGCTCTTCTCCGCGTCGCCAAGGTCACTGGAGGTGCTCCCAACAAGCTCTCTAAGAT CAAGGTGGTGAGGAAATCAATCGCTCAGGTGTTGACAGTGATCTCACAGAAGCAAAAGTCTGCTCTAAGAGAGGTGTACAAGAACCAGAAGTTTTTGCCTCTTGATCTTCGTCCTAAGAAGACTAGAGCTATCAGGAGGAGACTCACCAAGCATCAG GCATCGCTGAAGACAgaaagggagaagaagaaggaaatgTACTTTCCAATCAGAAAGTACGCTATTAAGGTGTAA
- the LOC130503480 gene encoding protein FAR1-RELATED SEQUENCE 5-like has product MDNEEVLDFDVDDDDGIDIEHNDSIDILDDSPIPDTTTSTTTTTTTTTNPDSSAAHYYFPDGDLLEPYDGLEFESEESAKAFYNSYARRVGFSTRVSSSRRSRRDGAIIQRQFVCAKEGFRNMNEKRTKDREIKRPRTVTRVGCKASLSVKMHDSSGKWIVSGFVKEHNHELVPPDQVHCLRSHRQISGPAKTLIDTLQAAGMGPRRIMSALIKEYGGISKVGFTEVDCRNYMRNNRQKSIQGEIQLLLDYLRQMNSENPTFFYAVQRSEDNHHHDHQSVVVGNVFWADPKAILDFAYFGDTVTFDTTYRSNRYRLPFAPFTGVNHHGQPVLFGCAFIVNETEASFVWLFKTWLAAMSAHAARSPVSITTDHDAVIRAAVVQVFPEARHRFCKWHIFKKCQEKLSHVFLRHPSFESDFHKSVNLTDSVEDFESCWFSLLDKYELRDHDWLQALYSDRRQWVPVYLRDTFFAEMSSTQRSDSINSYFDGYINASTNLTQFFKLYEKALESRLEKEVKADYDTMNSPPVLKTPSPMEKQASELYTRKLFTRFQEELVGTLTFMASKADDDGDLGTYQVAKYGETHKAHCVKFNILEMRANCSCQMFEFSGIVCRHILAVFRVTNLLTLPPYYILKRWTRNAKSSVIFDDYGLHAYDNYLESHTVRYNTLRHKAFNFVQEAGKSIYTCDVALVALQEAAKTVSLEMKNEVRRTMANGHVKGSSASDGEHIRRSEECQQEEPEVDEMDKKIIELRHELELANRKCEAYRTNLLSVLKELEDQKLQVSIKVQNIKISLKDSL; this is encoded by the exons ATGGACAACGAAGAAGTCCTCGACTTCGACGTAGACGACGACGACGGCATCGACATCGAGCACAACGACTCGATCGACATCCTCGACGACAGCCCCATCCCCgacaccaccacctccaccaccaccaccaccaccaccaccaccaacccCGACTCCTCCGCCGCTCACTACTACTTCCCCGACGGCGACCTCCTCGAGCCATACGACGGCCTCGAGTTCGAGTCCGAGGAATCCGCCAAGGCCTTCTACAACTCCTACGCCCGCCGCGTCGGCTTCAGCACCCGCGTCAGCTCCTCCCGCCGCTCCCGCCGCGACGGCGCCATCATACAGCGCCAGTTCGTCTGCGCCAAGGAAGGATTCCGCAACATGAACGAGAAACGAACCAAGGACAGAGAGATCAAACGCCCCCGAACCGTCACCCGAGTCGGTTGCAAGGCCTCCTTATCCGTCAAAATGCACGACTCCTCCGGTAAGTGGATCGTCTCGGGGTTCGTTAAAGAGCATAACCACGAATTGGTCCCTCCCGATCAGGTCCACTGCTTACGTTCCCACAGGCAGATCTCGGGCCCCGCCAAGACTTTGATCGACACGTTGCAGGCCGCCGGGATGGGGCCCAGGAGGATAATGTCCGCGCTGATTAAAGAGTACGGAGGGATTAGTAAAGTAGGATTCACTGAAGTGGACTGTAGGAATTACATGAGGAACAATAGGCAGAAGAGTATACAGGGAGAGATTCAGCTTCTTCTTGATTACTTGAGGCAGATGAACTCCGAGAATCCCACCTTCTTTTACGCTGTGCAGAGAAGCGAGGATAATCACCATCATGATCATCAGTCTGTTGTTGTGGGGAATGTGTTTTGGGCCGATCCGAAAGCGATTCTTGATTTCGCCTACTTTGGGGATACGGTTACGTTTGACACGACTTACAGGTCTAATAGGTACCGTCTCCCTTTCGCTCCCTTCACGGGGGTGAACCACCACGGGCAGCCGGTTCTTTTCGGATGCGCGTTTATCGTGAACGAGACCGAGGCTTCGTTTGTGTGGCTTTTTAAGACTTGGCTAGCTGCGATGTCTGCACACGCAGCGCGCTCTCCCGTCTCGATCACTACTGATCACGACGCGGTTATACGCGCGGCCGTCGTGCAGGTCTTTCCCGAGGCGCGCCATAGGTTCTGCAAGTGGCATATTTTCAAGAAATGTCAGGAGAAGTTGTCTCATGTGTTCCTCAGGCATCCTTCTTTCGAGTCTGATTTCCATAAGAGTGTTAATCTTACGGACTCGGTTGAGGATTTCGAGTCGTGCTGGTTTTCGCTTCTTGACAAATACGAGCTGAGAGATCATGACTGGCTACAAGCGTTGTACTCTGATCGACGGCAGTGGGTTCCTGTATATCTCCGCGACACCTTTTTCGCGGAGATGTCGTCGACTCAGCGTAGTGACAGTATAAACTCGTATTTTGACGGCTACATCAACGCTTCGACCAACCTGACCCAGTTCTTTAAGCTGTACGAGAAAGCTTTGGAGAGTCGTCTCGAGAAAGAAGTTAAAGCGGATTACGACACGATGAACTCGCCTCCTGTTCTGAAGACCCCGTCTCCGATGGAGAAGCAGGCGTCTGAGCTTTACACGAGGAAGCTGTTCACGAGGTTTCAGGAGGAGCTGGTGGGAACTTTGACTTTCATGGCGTCCAAAGCTGATGACGATGGGGATCTCGGTACCTACCAGGTTGCCAAGTACGGGGAGACTCACAAGGCGCATTGCGTTAAGTTCAACATTTTGGAGATGAGAGCGAACTGCAGTTGCCAGATGTTTGAGTTCTCTGGGATCGTGTGTAGGCATATATTGGCAGTCTTCCGTGTCACCAATCTCCTTACGCTTCCGCCTTACTATATCCTGAAAAGATGGACTAGAAATGCTAAAAGCAGTGTTATATTCGATGACTATGGTTTGCATGCGTATGATAACTACTTGGAGTCTCATACTGTCCGATACAACACTTTACGCCACAAAGCTTTTAATTTTGTGCAAGAAGCGGGGAAATCTATTTATACCTGTGATGTCGCTCTAGTTGCTCTGCAAGAAGCTGCCAAGACAGTGTCCTTGGAAATGAAAAATGAAGTTAGGAGAACTATGGCTAACGGGCATGTAAAAGGGAGTTCTGCAAGTGATGGAGAACATATACGCCGCAGTGAGGAATGTCAGCAAGAAGAGCCCGAGGTG gatgAAATGGACAAGAAGATTATTGAGCTCAGACACGAGCTGGAATTAGCAAACAGGAAATGTGAAGCCTACAGGACTAACCTACTTTCGGTCTTGAAAGAATTGGAAGATCAAAAGTTACAAGTGTCCATCAAAGTGCAGAACATCAAAATCAGCTTAAAGGATAGTCTGTGA